The Tautonia marina genome has a window encoding:
- a CDS encoding DUF1501 domain-containing protein — protein MWCPYSCRSVEHAVSRRAFLGGVAAAGLGTVAGFAGRPMTTLASDLQRSGRQILVIFLAGGSSQLETWDPKPGTATGGPFRAIETSVPGVRISELLPRTAPLMHHLALLRGLNTAEDDHGKGSYLMHTGRREMPGQEHPHLGSLAARFLAPEKDPLPGYIHITPGGGGLSGKDAAFLGPKYGALVLGNGQAPAHTERPGAIADAEDQARHTLRMQLDHRFALRRRTAETEAYTNSYEQALQLMERRELFDVSREPERDQERYGSHDFGRHCLLARRLLDAGATFVKVTHSNYDTHNENFDFHLEQVGEFDISFSALLGDLADRGMLDRTLVVVMSEFGRTPRINQYYGRDHWSKAWSVALAGAGIQRGVVVGETNADGTEVTDGQVGGHDLFHTYLRAVGIDPVVDEFSVNGRDFQIADPSSFAIEDLLA, from the coding sequence ATGTGGTGCCCTTACTCGTGCCGGTCGGTCGAGCACGCGGTCTCTCGCAGGGCGTTCCTCGGCGGGGTCGCCGCTGCGGGGCTTGGGACGGTGGCCGGGTTTGCCGGTCGGCCGATGACGACCCTCGCCAGCGACCTTCAGCGCTCCGGTCGGCAGATTCTCGTCATCTTCCTGGCCGGCGGTTCGAGTCAGCTCGAAACGTGGGACCCGAAACCGGGGACCGCCACGGGGGGACCGTTTCGGGCGATTGAGACCTCGGTGCCGGGGGTCCGCATCTCGGAACTCCTGCCCCGAACCGCCCCCTTGATGCACCACCTGGCCTTGCTGCGCGGCCTGAACACCGCGGAGGATGACCACGGCAAGGGGAGTTATCTGATGCACACCGGCCGGCGCGAGATGCCGGGGCAGGAGCATCCGCACCTCGGATCGCTCGCCGCCCGGTTCCTCGCGCCGGAGAAGGACCCGCTGCCTGGTTACATTCACATCACTCCCGGCGGCGGCGGCCTGAGCGGGAAGGACGCGGCCTTCCTCGGTCCCAAGTACGGGGCCCTGGTTCTCGGGAACGGCCAGGCTCCGGCCCATACCGAGCGTCCGGGAGCGATTGCCGACGCCGAGGATCAGGCGAGGCACACCTTGCGGATGCAACTCGATCACCGCTTTGCCCTGCGGCGGCGGACCGCCGAGACCGAGGCGTACACGAACTCGTATGAACAGGCGCTCCAATTGATGGAGCGCCGCGAGCTGTTCGATGTCTCCCGGGAACCGGAGCGCGATCAGGAGCGTTACGGATCGCATGACTTCGGCCGGCATTGCCTGCTCGCCCGCCGGTTGCTCGATGCCGGGGCGACGTTCGTGAAGGTCACCCACTCGAACTACGACACGCACAACGAGAACTTCGACTTCCACCTGGAACAGGTTGGCGAGTTCGACATTTCGTTCTCTGCGCTGCTCGGCGATCTGGCCGATCGGGGGATGCTCGATCGAACGCTCGTCGTCGTGATGTCCGAGTTCGGCCGAACCCCTCGGATCAATCAGTACTATGGCCGGGACCACTGGAGCAAGGCCTGGTCGGTGGCGCTGGCCGGGGCCGGCATCCAGCGCGGGGTGGTTGTGGGGGAAACGAACGCCGACGGCACCGAGGTGACCGACGGTCAGGTCGGGGGCCACGACCTGTTTCACACCTATCTTCGGGCCGTGGGGATCGACCCGGTCGTGGACGAGTTCTCGGTCAACGGCCGCGACTTCCAGATCGCCGACCCGTCCTCGTTCGCCATTGAGGACCTGCTGGCATGA
- a CDS encoding WD40 repeat domain-containing protein: MTRRFPDEPAAPAPDPAPTPEPCEASGADPTQTHVARELTHDRPLICCAFDPTGRFVFAGSEDLTVRRWDLDAAEEPTAVPFAAHESWVFDLALTPDGRTLLSAGGDGRLLWWPAAAEGEPVPDRQVEAHDGWVRGVTVSLDGRLAASCGNDRRIKIWSIEDGSLLHDLTGAHDKPIYAVGFHPDGESLVSADLEGRIVVWEVGSGLLRHRLDASSLYSYNAGQQVDYGGVRDLAFSPSGDRLACAGLLNATNPLGAVNDPAVVLFDGLRGEQIGLLKAQGGLKGVAWGVRFHPDGFLAVAVGGSGGGHLLFYRPDQPDEEFHRFSLPNTARALDLHPDGLQLATAHHDGKLRLSRMQPQAQPEAS, from the coding sequence ATGACCCGCCGCTTCCCGGACGAACCGGCCGCTCCGGCCCCCGACCCCGCCCCGACCCCGGAACCCTGCGAGGCTTCCGGGGCCGACCCGACTCAGACGCACGTGGCGAGGGAACTGACCCACGATCGTCCGCTCATCTGCTGTGCCTTCGATCCGACCGGGAGGTTTGTCTTCGCCGGGTCGGAGGACCTCACCGTGCGCCGGTGGGATCTCGACGCCGCCGAGGAGCCCACGGCGGTCCCTTTTGCGGCGCATGAGAGCTGGGTCTTCGACCTGGCCTTGACCCCCGACGGTCGCACGCTCCTGAGCGCCGGCGGGGATGGCCGGCTGCTCTGGTGGCCGGCGGCGGCCGAAGGGGAGCCGGTCCCCGATCGGCAGGTCGAGGCGCACGACGGCTGGGTCCGAGGGGTCACCGTCAGCCTCGATGGGAGGCTCGCGGCCTCGTGCGGTAACGATCGTCGGATCAAGATCTGGTCGATTGAGGACGGGTCGCTTCTGCACGACCTGACCGGCGCGCACGACAAGCCGATCTATGCCGTCGGCTTTCATCCCGACGGCGAATCCCTCGTCTCGGCCGACCTGGAAGGACGGATCGTGGTCTGGGAGGTCGGGTCCGGGCTGCTCCGACACCGGCTCGATGCCTCATCGCTCTACTCGTACAACGCTGGGCAGCAGGTCGATTACGGCGGGGTCCGCGACCTTGCCTTCAGCCCCTCGGGCGACCGGCTCGCCTGCGCCGGCCTGCTGAACGCGACTAACCCGCTGGGTGCGGTCAATGATCCGGCGGTGGTCCTGTTCGACGGGCTCCGAGGCGAGCAGATCGGCCTGCTGAAGGCCCAGGGGGGGTTGAAGGGGGTCGCCTGGGGAGTCCGGTTCCACCCTGACGGATTTCTCGCCGTCGCCGTGGGAGGCTCCGGCGGCGGACACCTGTTGTTCTATCGTCCCGATCAGCCCGACGAGGAGTTTCACCGCTTCTCCCTTCCGAACACGGCCCGCGCGCTCGACCTGCATCCGGACGGTCTCCAACTGGCCACCGCCCACCACGACGGCAAACTCCGGCTCTCCCGAATGCAGCCGCAAGCGCAACCCGAGGCCTCCTGA
- a CDS encoding serine/threonine-protein kinase, whose amino-acid sequence MILEGCPSEPRLIAYLLGDLAEAESEQIAEHVEGCPACEAAADRLERLTDSVVAAVRRGGREGTAGGPGMLWGGSARIPERRSGGIREEAPPEVPGFEVLGLLGRGGMGAVFEARQLRLGRKVALKVVTIGEASAYDRFRAEAEAIAALRHPNIVQIFEVGESSGRPYVALELIEGGSLDRVLAGRPLPARRAAELSRSLALAVGHAHARGIIHRDLKPANILLAPPAEPGGPPVPKVTDFGIAKRMEEAGGPTREGDLLGTPASMAPEQATGDLDRIGPATDVYGLGVILYEMLTGQVPFRGTDAIETLLLIRTQEPVSPRRLNPKLPRDLETICLKCLEKEPARRYASAEALAEDLRRYLSSETITARPATGLERAGKWARRRPSAATALGVSAVALLALIAGGAYYNARLRSALQETREAKDEAVESLASSESSYQLARRAVDRFLIQISESVLFEEPGMLALRNELLGEARDFFQEFIEIREDDPRATRDLARALTSYGVIQWRFGELDEAITGLQRAVDLLVTLDDGRGLEPEERAELARALWHLGQVREFAGRRDAAISTIERAIVEGDAVLRAAPQAVETLIDLAEARTFLAGFERDSGRYEASQAFLDAAARRLQTIPEAFDSRRLEDAWLGIFNLEGQIAWYRGDFDASLEAHGKVLERSRTRLQQFPGSSHWRDRVAGALNNVASCEMKLGRLEHAAEMMEESLQLHRELAMYEPESVETATQLAASLGNLAAIRDRLGQPDKVEEVLREAVAIQQSLADAAPGNTMWAYHLAASHGNLGNALLGSGRHEDALEEFRRSVEVASDVLDRQPQNAMIRNVVRNGAWGEADCLVALGRPGEAVSAFDRAFEVADGYARKEIRAFRAAALARDGAFDRALAEAITVIQEAEGDKPLRLLAAEAIASLTSLKRTPRAGEMARLALQIVSDLNAEGLLSRADLMRGGLEPLRNHPAFRDLLLDVGFPADPFARRPGSDLEIAGSGRLDEPAP is encoded by the coding sequence ATGATCCTCGAAGGATGTCCCTCGGAGCCTCGCTTGATTGCCTACCTGCTGGGTGATCTGGCCGAGGCCGAGTCGGAGCAGATCGCCGAGCACGTGGAGGGCTGCCCGGCCTGCGAGGCGGCCGCCGATCGCCTGGAGCGGCTGACGGACTCGGTCGTCGCCGCCGTCCGCAGGGGCGGACGAGAGGGAACGGCGGGGGGCCCCGGGATGCTCTGGGGCGGCTCGGCTCGAATCCCGGAACGGCGGTCGGGGGGAATCCGAGAGGAGGCCCCCCCGGAGGTTCCGGGCTTCGAGGTGCTCGGCCTGCTCGGTCGGGGGGGGATGGGGGCCGTCTTCGAGGCCCGACAGCTTCGACTCGGCCGGAAGGTCGCCCTGAAGGTGGTGACCATTGGGGAGGCGTCGGCGTACGACCGCTTTCGTGCCGAGGCCGAGGCGATCGCGGCCTTGAGGCACCCGAATATCGTGCAGATCTTTGAGGTGGGCGAGTCGTCGGGGAGGCCCTACGTCGCGCTCGAGCTGATCGAAGGAGGCTCGCTCGACCGGGTTCTTGCCGGTCGGCCGCTGCCTGCTCGACGAGCGGCCGAGCTGTCCCGGTCCCTGGCGCTGGCCGTCGGGCACGCCCACGCCCGGGGGATTATCCATCGAGACCTGAAACCGGCGAACATCCTGCTCGCCCCGCCGGCCGAGCCGGGCGGTCCCCCCGTGCCGAAGGTCACGGACTTCGGCATCGCCAAGCGGATGGAGGAGGCCGGGGGGCCGACCCGGGAGGGCGACCTGCTCGGCACGCCCGCCTCGATGGCTCCGGAGCAGGCGACCGGCGACCTGGACCGGATCGGCCCGGCGACCGACGTCTACGGGCTGGGCGTGATCCTCTACGAGATGCTCACCGGCCAGGTGCCCTTCCGGGGGACCGACGCGATCGAGACCCTGCTCTTGATCCGGACCCAGGAGCCGGTCTCGCCCCGGCGGCTCAACCCGAAACTGCCGAGAGACCTGGAGACAATCTGCCTGAAATGCCTGGAGAAGGAGCCGGCCCGCCGCTACGCCTCGGCCGAGGCGCTGGCCGAGGACCTGCGCCGCTACCTCTCGTCCGAGACGATCACCGCCCGCCCGGCCACGGGGCTGGAACGGGCCGGTAAGTGGGCCCGCCGTCGGCCGTCGGCCGCGACGGCGCTGGGGGTCTCGGCCGTCGCCCTGCTCGCCCTGATCGCGGGCGGAGCGTATTACAATGCCCGGCTCCGAAGTGCCCTGCAGGAGACCCGGGAGGCCAAGGACGAGGCGGTCGAGAGCCTCGCCAGCTCCGAATCGAGCTATCAGCTTGCCCGGCGAGCCGTGGACCGGTTCCTGATCCAGATCAGCGAGTCCGTCCTCTTCGAAGAGCCGGGGATGCTCGCTCTGCGCAATGAGCTGCTCGGCGAGGCCCGGGACTTTTTCCAGGAATTCATTGAGATCCGCGAGGATGATCCCCGAGCCACCCGGGACCTGGCCAGGGCGCTGACCAGCTACGGCGTGATTCAGTGGCGATTCGGCGAGCTTGACGAGGCCATCACCGGGCTTCAGCGGGCCGTTGATCTGCTCGTCACGCTCGACGATGGGCGAGGGCTGGAGCCTGAGGAGCGGGCCGAACTGGCGAGGGCGCTCTGGCACCTGGGTCAGGTCCGCGAGTTCGCCGGGCGTCGCGACGCGGCGATCAGCACGATCGAGCGGGCGATCGTCGAGGGGGACGCGGTCCTCCGAGCGGCCCCCCAGGCCGTCGAGACGCTGATCGACCTGGCTGAGGCCAGAACGTTCCTTGCCGGCTTCGAGCGGGATTCCGGCCGATACGAGGCGAGTCAGGCCTTTCTGGATGCCGCCGCGAGGCGTCTCCAGACAATTCCCGAGGCGTTCGATTCGAGGAGACTTGAGGACGCCTGGCTCGGGATCTTCAACCTGGAAGGGCAGATTGCCTGGTATCGCGGTGACTTCGACGCGTCCCTGGAGGCGCACGGGAAGGTGTTGGAGCGGTCCCGGACACGGCTCCAGCAATTCCCCGGGTCAAGTCACTGGAGAGACCGGGTCGCCGGAGCATTGAACAACGTCGCCTCGTGTGAGATGAAGCTCGGCCGACTGGAGCACGCCGCCGAGATGATGGAGGAGTCGTTGCAACTTCACCGCGAGCTGGCCATGTACGAGCCGGAATCGGTCGAAACGGCAACCCAGCTGGCCGCCTCGCTGGGCAACCTGGCCGCCATCCGGGATCGACTGGGCCAGCCCGACAAGGTCGAGGAGGTCCTGCGCGAGGCGGTGGCGATCCAGCAAAGCCTCGCGGACGCGGCCCCCGGCAATACGATGTGGGCCTACCACCTGGCGGCCAGCCACGGCAACCTCGGCAACGCCCTGCTGGGCAGCGGGCGGCACGAGGACGCGCTCGAGGAATTTCGACGGTCGGTCGAGGTCGCCTCGGACGTGCTCGATCGGCAGCCGCAGAACGCGATGATCCGCAACGTGGTCCGCAACGGGGCCTGGGGCGAGGCCGATTGCCTGGTCGCCCTGGGAAGGCCGGGGGAGGCCGTCTCCGCCTTCGACCGGGCGTTCGAGGTTGCGGACGGATACGCCCGCAAGGAGATCCGGGCCTTCCGGGCGGCGGCCCTGGCCAGGGACGGAGCGTTCGATCGGGCGCTGGCCGAGGCGATCACCGTGATCCAGGAGGCCGAGGGGGACAAGCCCTTGCGCCTGCTGGCCGCCGAGGCGATCGCGTCGCTGACATCCCTCAAACGCACCCCCCGGGCCGGTGAGATGGCCAGGCTCGCGCTGCAAATCGTCTCGGACCTGAACGCCGAGGGGTTGCTGAGCCGGGCCGACCTGATGCGGGGCGGTCTCGAACCGCTCCGCAATCATCCCGCGTTCCGGGATCTCCTGCTCGATGTCGGCTTCCCGGCCGATCCCTTCGCCCGCCGACCCGGATCGGATCTTGAGATTGCCGGTTCGGGGAGGCTCGATGAGCCTGCCCCCTGA